In one window of Ovis aries strain OAR_USU_Benz2616 breed Rambouillet chromosome 3, ARS-UI_Ramb_v3.0, whole genome shotgun sequence DNA:
- the CALCOCO1 gene encoding calcium-binding and coiled-coil domain-containing protein 1 isoform X2 — translation MEESSLSRAPSRGGVNFLNVARTYIPNTKVECHYTLPPGTVPSASDWIGIFKVEAACVRDYHTFVWSLVPESVTDGSPIHASVQFQASYLPKPGAQLYQFRYVNRQGRVCGQSPPFQFREPRPMDELVTLEETDGGSDILLVVPKATVLQNQLDESQQERNDLMQLKLQLEGQVTELKSQVQELEKALAVARQEHAELAEQYKGLSRSHGELTEERDILSRQQGDHVARILELEDDIQTISEKVLMKEVELDRVRDTVKALTREQEKLLGQLKEVQADKEQSEAELQMAQQENRRLNLELQEAKDRQEEQSAQAQRLKDKVAQMKDTLGQAQQRVAELEPLKEQLRGAQELAASSQQKAALLGEELASAAGARDRTIAELHRSRLEVAGVNGRLAELSLHLKEEKSQWSKERAGLLQSVEAEKDKILKLSAEILRLEKAVQEEKTQSQVFKTELAREKDSSLVQLSESKRELTELRSALRVLQKEKEQLQEEKQELLEYMRKLEARLEKVADEKWSEDPATEDEEAAAVGLSCPAALTDSEDESPEDMRLPPYSLCESGDPGSSPATGPREASPLVVISQPAPIAPQLSGPAEDSSSDSEAEDEKSVLMAAVQSGGEEANLLLPELGSAFYDMASTVLRGAQIALRPPSPALTPSPTTR, via the exons ATGGAAGAGTCATCACTAAGCCGGGCACCATCCCGGGGTGGAGTCAACTTTCTGAATGTAGCCCGGACCTACATTCCCAACACCAAGGTGGAATGTCACTACACACTCCCGCCAGGCACCGTGCCCAGTGCCAGCGACTGGATTGGCATCTTCAAG GTGGAGGCTGCCTGTGTCCGGGATTACCACACATTTGTGTGGTCTTTGGTGCCTGAAAGTGTTACTGATGGTTCTCCCATCCACGCCAGTGTCCAGTTCCAAG CCAGCTACCTGCCCAAACCCGGAGCCCAGCTCTACCAGTTTCGCTATGTGAACCGCCAGGGCCGGGTGTGTGGGCAGAGCCCCCCTTTCCAGTTCCGAGAGCCTCGGCCCATGGATGAACTGGTGACCCTGGAGGAGACTGATGGTGGCTCTGACATCCTGCTGGTTGTCCCCAAGGCAACTGTGCTACAG AACCAGCTGGATGAGAGCCAGCAAGAGAGGAATGACCTGATGCAGCTGAAGCTACAGCTGGAGGGGCAGGTGACAGAGCTGAAGAGCCAAGTGCAGGAGCTTGAGAAGGCTCTGGCCGTGGCCAGGCAGGAGCATGCAGAGCTGGCAGAGCAGTATAAG GGGCTTTCCCGGTCCCACGGGGAGCTCACAGAAGAGAGGGACATCCTGAGCCGACAGCAGGGAGACCACGTGGCCCGCATCCTGGAGCTGGAAGATGACATCCAGACCATCAGTGAGAAAGTGCTGATGAAGGAGGTGGAGCTGGACAG GGTTAGAGACACGGTGAAGGCCCTGACTCGGGAACAAGAGAAGCTCCTTGGGCAGCTGAAGGAAGTGCAGGCAGACAAGGAGCAAAGCGAG gctgagctccagaTGGCACAGCAGGAGAACCGCCGCTTGAATTTGGAGCTGCAGGAGGCCAAGGACCGGCAGGAGGAGCAGAGTGCACAGGCCCAGCGACTGAAGGACAAGGTGGCCCAGATGAAGGACACCCTCGGCCAGGCCCAGCAGCGGGTG GCTGAACTGGAGCCCCTGAAAGAGCAGCTTCGAGGGGCCCAGGAGCTTGCAGCCTCAAGCCAGCAGAAAGCTGCCCTTCTTGGGGAGGAGTTGGCCAGTGCAGCAGGAGCCCGGGACCGCACTATAGCTGAGCTGCACCGTAGCCGTCTGGAGGTGGCTGGAGTCAACGGCAGGCTGGCCGAGCTCAGTCTGCACTTGAAGGAGGAAAAAAGCCAGTGGAGCAAGGAGCGGGCAGGGCTGCTGCAGAGTGTGGAG GCAGAGAAGGACAAGATCCTGAAGCTGAGTGCAGAGATACTTCGACTGGAAAAGgcagtgcaggaggagaagactCAGAGCCAAGTTTTCAAGACTGAACTGGCCCGGGAAAAGGACTCTAGCCTG GTGCAGCTGTCAGAGAGCAAGCGGGAGCTGACAGAGCTGCGCTCAGCGCTGCGTGTGCTCCAGAAGGAAAAGGAGCAACtacaggaggagaagcag GAACTGCTGGAGTACATGAGAAAGCTGGAGGCCCGCCTGGAGAAGGTGGCCGATGAGAAGTGGAGTGAGGACCCTGCCACAGAGGACGAGGAGGCCGCTGCCGTGGGGCTGA GCTGCCCAGCAGCTCTGACAGACTCGGAGGATGAGTCTCCAGAAGACATGAGGCTCCCACCCTACAGCCTGTGTGAGAGTGGAGACCCGGGCTCCTCCCCTGCCACAGGGCCGCGAGAGGCTTCTCCCCTCGTGGTCATCAGCCAGCCAGCCCCCATCGCTCCCCAACTCTCAGGGCCAGCTGAGGACAGTAGCTCAGACTCG GAGGCTGAAGATGAGAAGTCGGTCCTGATGGCAGCTGTGCAGAGTGGGGGTGAGGAGGCCAACCTACTACTTCCGGAACTGGGTAGTGCCTTCTACGACATGGCCAG CACCGTCCTCCGCGGAGCCCAAATTGCCCTGCGtcccccctctcctgcccttaCCCCTTCCCCAACCACCAGATAA
- the CALCOCO1 gene encoding calcium-binding and coiled-coil domain-containing protein 1 isoform X1, whose translation MEESSLSRAPSRGGVNFLNVARTYIPNTKVECHYTLPPGTVPSASDWIGIFKVEAACVRDYHTFVWSLVPESVTDGSPIHASVQFQASYLPKPGAQLYQFRYVNRQGRVCGQSPPFQFREPRPMDELVTLEETDGGSDILLVVPKATVLQNQLDESQQERNDLMQLKLQLEGQVTELKSQVQELEKALAVARQEHAELAEQYKGLSRSHGELTEERDILSRQQGDHVARILELEDDIQTISEKVLMKEVELDRVRDTVKALTREQEKLLGQLKEVQADKEQSEAELQMAQQENRRLNLELQEAKDRQEEQSAQAQRLKDKVAQMKDTLGQAQQRVAELEPLKEQLRGAQELAASSQQKAALLGEELASAAGARDRTIAELHRSRLEVAGVNGRLAELSLHLKEEKSQWSKERAGLLQSVEAEKDKILKLSAEILRLEKAVQEEKTQSQVFKTELAREKDSSLVQLSESKRELTELRSALRVLQKEKEQLQEEKQELLEYMRKLEARLEKVADEKWSEDPATEDEEAAAVGLSCPAALTDSEDESPEDMRLPPYSLCESGDPGSSPATGPREASPLVVISQPAPIAPQLSGPAEDSSSDSEAEDEKSVLMAAVQSGGEEANLLLPELGSAFYDMASGFAVGPLTETSTGGPATPPWKECPICKERFPAESDKDAMEDHMDGHFFFSTQDPFTFE comes from the exons ATGGAAGAGTCATCACTAAGCCGGGCACCATCCCGGGGTGGAGTCAACTTTCTGAATGTAGCCCGGACCTACATTCCCAACACCAAGGTGGAATGTCACTACACACTCCCGCCAGGCACCGTGCCCAGTGCCAGCGACTGGATTGGCATCTTCAAG GTGGAGGCTGCCTGTGTCCGGGATTACCACACATTTGTGTGGTCTTTGGTGCCTGAAAGTGTTACTGATGGTTCTCCCATCCACGCCAGTGTCCAGTTCCAAG CCAGCTACCTGCCCAAACCCGGAGCCCAGCTCTACCAGTTTCGCTATGTGAACCGCCAGGGCCGGGTGTGTGGGCAGAGCCCCCCTTTCCAGTTCCGAGAGCCTCGGCCCATGGATGAACTGGTGACCCTGGAGGAGACTGATGGTGGCTCTGACATCCTGCTGGTTGTCCCCAAGGCAACTGTGCTACAG AACCAGCTGGATGAGAGCCAGCAAGAGAGGAATGACCTGATGCAGCTGAAGCTACAGCTGGAGGGGCAGGTGACAGAGCTGAAGAGCCAAGTGCAGGAGCTTGAGAAGGCTCTGGCCGTGGCCAGGCAGGAGCATGCAGAGCTGGCAGAGCAGTATAAG GGGCTTTCCCGGTCCCACGGGGAGCTCACAGAAGAGAGGGACATCCTGAGCCGACAGCAGGGAGACCACGTGGCCCGCATCCTGGAGCTGGAAGATGACATCCAGACCATCAGTGAGAAAGTGCTGATGAAGGAGGTGGAGCTGGACAG GGTTAGAGACACGGTGAAGGCCCTGACTCGGGAACAAGAGAAGCTCCTTGGGCAGCTGAAGGAAGTGCAGGCAGACAAGGAGCAAAGCGAG gctgagctccagaTGGCACAGCAGGAGAACCGCCGCTTGAATTTGGAGCTGCAGGAGGCCAAGGACCGGCAGGAGGAGCAGAGTGCACAGGCCCAGCGACTGAAGGACAAGGTGGCCCAGATGAAGGACACCCTCGGCCAGGCCCAGCAGCGGGTG GCTGAACTGGAGCCCCTGAAAGAGCAGCTTCGAGGGGCCCAGGAGCTTGCAGCCTCAAGCCAGCAGAAAGCTGCCCTTCTTGGGGAGGAGTTGGCCAGTGCAGCAGGAGCCCGGGACCGCACTATAGCTGAGCTGCACCGTAGCCGTCTGGAGGTGGCTGGAGTCAACGGCAGGCTGGCCGAGCTCAGTCTGCACTTGAAGGAGGAAAAAAGCCAGTGGAGCAAGGAGCGGGCAGGGCTGCTGCAGAGTGTGGAG GCAGAGAAGGACAAGATCCTGAAGCTGAGTGCAGAGATACTTCGACTGGAAAAGgcagtgcaggaggagaagactCAGAGCCAAGTTTTCAAGACTGAACTGGCCCGGGAAAAGGACTCTAGCCTG GTGCAGCTGTCAGAGAGCAAGCGGGAGCTGACAGAGCTGCGCTCAGCGCTGCGTGTGCTCCAGAAGGAAAAGGAGCAACtacaggaggagaagcag GAACTGCTGGAGTACATGAGAAAGCTGGAGGCCCGCCTGGAGAAGGTGGCCGATGAGAAGTGGAGTGAGGACCCTGCCACAGAGGACGAGGAGGCCGCTGCCGTGGGGCTGA GCTGCCCAGCAGCTCTGACAGACTCGGAGGATGAGTCTCCAGAAGACATGAGGCTCCCACCCTACAGCCTGTGTGAGAGTGGAGACCCGGGCTCCTCCCCTGCCACAGGGCCGCGAGAGGCTTCTCCCCTCGTGGTCATCAGCCAGCCAGCCCCCATCGCTCCCCAACTCTCAGGGCCAGCTGAGGACAGTAGCTCAGACTCG GAGGCTGAAGATGAGAAGTCGGTCCTGATGGCAGCTGTGCAGAGTGGGGGTGAGGAGGCCAACCTACTACTTCCGGAACTGGGTAGTGCCTTCTACGACATGGCCAG TGGCTTTGCTGTGGGTCCCTTGACAGAGACCAGCACTGGGGGCCCTGCCACCCCGCCGTGGAAGGAATGTCCCATTTGTAAGGAGCGCTTCCCAGCCGAGAGTGACAAGGATGCCATGGAGGACCACATGGATGGACACTTCTTTTTCAGCACCCAGGACCCTTTCACCTTTGAGtga